Proteins encoded in a region of the Geoalkalibacter sp. genome:
- the dksA gene encoding RNA polymerase-binding protein DksA, whose protein sequence is MEKDKLEEFRRILQDQLDELVREAGKTVSELTTEKANLPDITDLATVESDRNFELRIRDRERKLIKKIREALERIDSGEFGVCEACEEEIGEARLRARPVTTLCIDCKTEQERQEKIG, encoded by the coding sequence ATGGAAAAAGACAAGCTTGAGGAATTCCGGCGGATTCTCCAGGACCAGCTTGACGAACTGGTGCGCGAAGCCGGCAAGACGGTCTCGGAGTTGACGACGGAGAAAGCCAATCTTCCCGACATCACCGACCTCGCCACCGTCGAATCGGACCGCAACTTCGAGCTGCGCATCCGCGACCGCGAGCGCAAACTCATCAAAAAAATCCGTGAAGCCCTGGAGCGCATCGACAGCGGCGAATTCGGCGTCTGCGAAGCCTGCGAGGAAGAAATCGGCGAAGCCCGCCTGCGCGCGCGACCCGTAACGACCCTGTGCATCGACTGCAAGACCGAGCAGGAGCGCCAGGAAAAAATCGGCTGA
- the ileS gene encoding isoleucine--tRNA ligase, which translates to MDYKESLNLPQTDFPMRANLPQREPEILRRWQDMKLYEKIDAAGQGRPNFTLHDGPPYANGHTHIGHALNKILKDIVIKSRRMQGFYAPYVPGWDCHGLPIELKVDQQLGARKKEMSKADIRRECRTYADTWVGIQSGEFQRLGVLGEWDNPYLTMHTRYEAATARELARFAERGSLYKGKKPIHWCASCVTALAEAEVEYADHSSPSIYVRFPYAGELPAELAHLADKPLSFVIWTTTPWTIPANLGVCLNPELPYAVVDTGAERLVIAEGLVDSVMREAGVSDYRISAVFRAAAFEGRACRHPFHQRDSLIILGEHVTLEAGTGCVHTAPGHGQDDYVIGLKYGLDIYNPVDDYGRYREDLEFFGGLKVPAANDAVIAKLDEVGALLKAGKVSHSYPHCWRCKKPILFRATEQWFISMEQNELRAKSLAHINDVQWIPRWGRERIYGMIENRPDWCVSRQRSWGVPITVFYCEKCGEALAEGKTMHHVADLFEEHGSDIWFEWEAARLLPAGSRCGACGHEGFTKEMDILDVWFDSGVSFAAVVEARAYLSAPADLYLEGSDQHRGWFHSSLLCAVGTRDHAPYKAVLTHGFVVDGAGKKMSKSMGNVIAPEEVIKKYGAEILRLWVAAQDYRDDIRISQEILQRLSDAYRRIRNTARYILGNLHDFDPVADSVPDGDLLEIDRWALSRLEGLVKRVERSYDEYEFHVLYHAVHNFCSVDMSAFYLDVLKDRLYIKPPKSLARRSAQTAMHRILDALTRLIAPVLSFTADEIWVELPGKREESVHLAGFPRFEASLVDAELEARYEQLLRVRADVSKALELARNDKRIGGSLEARVLLAAPEGVKDLLSRYQEHLAELFIVSQVELMDDLAQAVAGENVPGLKVEIAAAQGEKCERCWNYATSVGQWDQHPGVCHRCREALS; encoded by the coding sequence ATGGACTACAAAGAGAGCCTCAACCTGCCCCAGACCGATTTTCCCATGCGCGCCAACCTGCCCCAGCGCGAGCCGGAAATCCTCAGGCGCTGGCAGGACATGAAGCTCTATGAAAAAATCGACGCGGCCGGTCAAGGCCGTCCCAACTTCACCCTGCACGACGGCCCGCCCTACGCCAACGGCCACACCCACATCGGCCACGCCCTCAACAAGATCCTCAAGGACATCGTCATCAAGAGCCGCCGCATGCAGGGCTTCTACGCGCCCTACGTGCCCGGCTGGGACTGTCACGGCCTGCCCATCGAGCTCAAGGTCGATCAGCAGCTCGGCGCGCGCAAAAAAGAGATGAGCAAGGCCGATATCCGCCGCGAGTGTCGAACCTACGCCGACACCTGGGTAGGCATCCAGAGCGGCGAATTCCAGCGCCTGGGCGTGCTCGGCGAGTGGGACAATCCCTATCTGACCATGCACACCCGCTACGAGGCGGCCACCGCGCGCGAACTGGCGCGCTTTGCCGAACGCGGCAGCCTCTACAAGGGAAAAAAACCCATCCACTGGTGCGCCTCCTGCGTCACGGCCCTGGCCGAGGCGGAAGTCGAGTACGCCGACCACAGCTCGCCCAGCATCTACGTCAGGTTTCCCTACGCCGGCGAGTTGCCCGCCGAACTGGCGCACCTGGCCGACAAGCCGCTCTCCTTCGTCATCTGGACCACCACTCCCTGGACCATTCCCGCCAACCTCGGCGTGTGCCTCAATCCCGAACTGCCCTATGCGGTGGTGGACACGGGCGCCGAGCGGCTGGTGATCGCCGAGGGACTGGTCGACTCCGTCATGCGCGAAGCGGGCGTCAGCGACTACCGCATCAGCGCCGTCTTCCGCGCCGCGGCCTTCGAGGGGCGCGCCTGCCGCCACCCCTTTCATCAGCGCGACAGCCTCATCATCCTCGGCGAGCATGTGACCCTTGAGGCCGGCACCGGCTGCGTCCACACCGCGCCCGGCCACGGCCAGGACGACTACGTCATCGGCCTCAAGTACGGCCTCGACATCTACAACCCCGTCGACGATTACGGCCGCTACCGCGAGGATCTCGAATTCTTCGGCGGCCTCAAGGTGCCCGCCGCCAACGACGCGGTCATCGCCAAGCTCGACGAAGTCGGGGCGCTGCTCAAGGCGGGCAAGGTCTCCCACAGCTACCCCCACTGCTGGCGCTGCAAGAAACCCATCCTGTTTCGCGCCACCGAGCAGTGGTTTATCTCCATGGAGCAGAACGAGCTGCGCGCCAAGTCCCTGGCGCACATCAATGATGTGCAATGGATTCCGCGCTGGGGCCGCGAGCGCATCTACGGCATGATCGAAAACCGCCCCGACTGGTGCGTGAGCCGCCAGCGCAGCTGGGGCGTGCCCATCACCGTGTTCTACTGCGAAAAGTGCGGCGAGGCCCTGGCCGAGGGCAAGACCATGCACCATGTGGCCGATCTTTTCGAGGAGCACGGCAGCGACATCTGGTTCGAGTGGGAGGCCGCGCGCCTGCTGCCCGCGGGCAGCCGCTGCGGCGCCTGCGGCCATGAGGGTTTCACCAAGGAGATGGACATCCTCGATGTGTGGTTCGACTCAGGCGTGTCCTTTGCCGCCGTGGTCGAGGCGCGCGCTTACCTGAGCGCTCCCGCCGACCTGTATCTCGAAGGCAGCGACCAGCACCGCGGCTGGTTTCATTCCTCGCTGCTGTGCGCCGTCGGCACGCGCGACCACGCCCCCTACAAAGCGGTGCTGACCCATGGCTTCGTGGTGGACGGCGCGGGCAAGAAGATGTCCAAATCCATGGGCAACGTCATCGCTCCCGAGGAAGTGATCAAAAAGTACGGCGCCGAGATCCTGCGCCTGTGGGTCGCCGCCCAGGACTACCGCGACGACATCCGCATCAGCCAGGAAATCCTGCAGCGGCTCTCCGACGCCTATCGCCGCATCCGCAACACCGCGCGCTATATCCTCGGCAATCTGCACGATTTCGACCCCGTCGCCGACAGCGTGCCCGACGGCGATCTGCTGGAAATCGACCGCTGGGCCCTCTCGCGCCTCGAAGGTCTGGTCAAGCGCGTCGAGCGCTCCTACGACGAGTACGAGTTTCATGTGCTTTATCACGCGGTGCACAATTTCTGCTCCGTGGACATGAGCGCCTTCTACCTCGACGTACTCAAGGACCGGCTCTACATCAAGCCGCCCAAGAGCCTGGCGCGGCGCAGCGCGCAGACCGCCATGCACCGCATTCTCGACGCCCTCACCCGGCTCATCGCGCCGGTGCTCTCCTTCACCGCCGATGAGATCTGGGTCGAGCTTCCCGGCAAGCGCGAGGAGAGCGTGCACCTGGCGGGCTTCCCGCGCTTCGAGGCGAGCCTCGTCGACGCCGAGCTGGAAGCGCGCTACGAGCAGTTGCTCAGGGTGCGCGCCGATGTCTCTAAGGCCCTGGAACTGGCGCGCAACGACAAGCGCATCGGCGGCTCCCTGGAGGCGCGGGTACTGCTGGCCGCGCCCGAAGGCGTCAAGGATCTGCTCAGCCGTTACCAGGAGCACCTGGCCGAGTTGTTCATCGTCTCCCAGGTCGAGTTGATGGACGATTTGGCGCAGGCCGTCGCCGGCGAAAACGTGCCGGGCCTCAAAGTGGAAATCGCCGCCGCGCAGGGCGAGAAATGCGAACGCTGCTGGAACTACGCGACCAGCGTTGGCCAGTGGGACCAACATCCCGGTGTTTGTCACCGCTGCCGCGAAGCCCTGAGCTGA
- the lspA gene encoding signal peptidase II has product MAIKYRILLATLAVILPLDQLTKIYIDRRFALYESVTVIENFFNITYVRNPGAAFGILAESAFRIPFFITIGLVATVGILWYISRLEPERKWLPLALALVLSGAVGNLIDRVRLGEVIDFLDVHWYQHHWPAFNVADSAITLGVGMLLIDLWREEREKKATLSKK; this is encoded by the coding sequence TTGGCCATCAAATACCGTATCCTGCTGGCGACCCTGGCGGTCATTCTGCCCCTCGACCAGCTGACGAAAATCTATATCGACCGCCGCTTCGCCCTGTATGAGTCGGTGACGGTGATCGAGAACTTTTTCAACATCACCTACGTGCGCAATCCCGGCGCCGCCTTCGGCATCCTCGCCGAGAGCGCCTTTCGCATTCCGTTCTTTATCACCATCGGACTGGTAGCCACCGTCGGCATTCTCTGGTATATTTCCCGCCTGGAGCCGGAGCGCAAATGGCTGCCCCTCGCCCTGGCCCTGGTGTTGAGCGGCGCGGTGGGCAATCTGATCGATCGGGTGCGCCTGGGTGAAGTCATCGATTTTCTCGATGTGCACTGGTACCAGCACCACTGGCCCGCCTTCAATGTGGCCGACTCGGCCATCACCCTGGGCGTCGGCATGCTGCTGATCGACCTGTGGCGGGAAGAACGCGAAAAAAAGGCGACACTGAGCAAGAAGTGA